Sequence from the Agrococcus sp. SL85 genome:
TGCTCGCCCAGATCTCGGCCGAGCGCGACGCGCTCTCGCTCATCTCGATCACGCGCGACTCCTGGGTCGCGATCCCCGGGTACGGCTCGGGCAAGATCAACAGCGCCTTCGCCCGCGGCGGCACCGAGCTCATCCGCAGCACCGTCTCGGAGCTGTTCGGCGGCCTCGAGATCGACTACGTCGTGCAGACCGACTTCGAGGGGTTCATCGGGCTCACGCGCGCCCTCGACGGCTTCGACGCCGACAACCAGCACCCCACGCGCGTCACGGTCAACAGCACCGGGCGCGTCGTCGACCTCACGGCCGACCCCGTGCACCTCTCCGGCACCGACGGCCTGATCTTCGTGCGGCAGCGGAAGGGCCTGCCGCTCGGCGACCTCGACCGCACCGAGCGGCAGCGGGCCGCCATCGCGGGCATGCTCGCGCGCATCGACGACATCGCCGAGGACCCCGCCGCGCTCGCGACGCTCATGGGCCACGTGGCCTCGCGCGTGAAGATCACGGGAGACCTCTCGGTCGAGGACATGCTCGCGCTCGCCGCGATGAGCCAGGAGCTCGACGACGCAGCCGTGATCAGCCTCATGGCGCCGATCTCCGGCTTCGGGAACCAGGCGGGGCAGTCGGTGAACGTCGTCGACGAGGCGCGCACCGCCGAGCTCGGCGACGCGCTCCGCGCGGGCGACGTGCAGCCCTACGTCGACGCGCACGGCACCGACTACGCCCCCTAGCCCGGTCGCGCCGCAGCCCGGCCGCTCCCTGGCCCGGCCGCTCCCTGGCCCGGCCGCTCCCTGGCCCGGCCGCGCCGGAGTCGGGCCGCGCCGCCGGCGCTCAGGCGAAGACGCCCGCGATCTCCTCGACCGTCGCGGGGTCGAGCTCGCCCTGGCCGGCGGCCGCGTTCTGCGCGATCTGCTCGGGGCGGGTCGCTCCGGCGATGACGCTCGTCACCGCGGGCTGCGCGAGCAGCCACTGGAACGTCGCCTCGAGCATCGTGCGGCCCGCCTCGCGCGCGATGCGGTCGTACTCCGCCAGGCGCGTCCAGTCGGCCTCGTCGAGCAGCTGCGGCTTCAGGGCCGTCAGGCGGCCGCCGACCGGACGCGCGTCGGCCGTGTACTTGCCCGAGAGCAGGCCGTTCGCGAGCGGGAAGTAGGGCAGGAAGCCGATGCCGGCCTCGAGCACCGCGGGCAGCACCTCGCGCTCGACGTCGCGCTCGACGAGCGAGTACTCGTCCTGCGCCGAGACGAACCCGTTCGGGCTCTCGACCGCGGCGGCCTCGCGGATCTGCTCGGCGCTGAGGTTGGAGTGGCCGTAGGCGCGCACCTTGCCCTCGGCGACGAGCTCGTCGAGCGCGCGCACGGTCTCCTCGATCGGCGTCGAGGGGTCGGGCGTGTGCAGCTGGTAGAGGTCGATGCGGTCGGTCTGCAGGCGGCGGAGCGAGGCCTCGACGGCGCTGCGGATGTAGCCGCGGGCGCCCTTGGGCCCCCAGCCCTCGGTGCCCTCGATCGCGAAGCCGCTGTGGCCCCACTTCGTGGCGAGCACGACGCGGTCGCGGGCGGCGGATCCGGCCTTCGCGAGCGCGACGCCCATGAGGGCCTCGGAGGTCGTGGCGGGGTTGCCGTAGATGTCGGCCGTGTCGAAGAGCGTGATGCCGTGGTCGATCGCGGCGTGGATGACGGCGTCGGTGCCCGCCTGGTCCTCGGTGCGGGTGCCCCTGCGGCCGAAGTTGTTGCAGCCGAGGCCGATGGTCGAGACCTGGAGGCCGGAGGTGCCGAGGGCGCGCGTCGTCGTCATGCCTCCAGCCTAGGGACGTCGGCGGGAGGCCCGGTGCGCGCCCGAGCCTCCGCCGCCGACGCGGGGCGGGGCGGGGCGGCGCCGCAGCACCGCCCCGCCCCGCCCCGCACGCATTGCGCCTACGGGCGGCCGCCGGGGCCGCCGGGGCCTCCCTGGCCTCCGCCCATGCCGCCACCGGTCGCTGTGCCCAGCGTCGCCGCGGTCTCGGCGCCGTCGACCACGACCGTCGCGGTCGTGCCGGTGAGCGCCGCGCTCGAGAACACGACGTTCGCGAAGGCCGACGCCGCCTGGAAGCTCGCGATCGTCGCGCCGGACTCGTCGCGGACCTCGATGGTCGAGCCCGCCTGGCCGCTCGCGGCCACCTGCAGCCAGCCCTGCGTGGAGGTGTCGTCGGGCGACTCGGCCATGCCGGCGGACCCCACCGCGAGCAGCGTGCCGCCGGTGACTGAGAGGCCGCCGTTCGCATCGAGCGCGCCGTTGCCGTCGCTCGTCGGGCCCCAGACGACGACGGTGCCGCCGCTCAGCTCGATCGATCCGTTGGAGTCGAGGCCGTCGCCGCCGGCGCGCAGCGTCACGTCGCCGCCGGTGATGGCGACGAGCTCGCCGGAGTCGGCCATGCCGCCGCCCATGCCGCCCTGGTCGGCGGTCGTCGAGGACGAGCCCGCCGAGCCGTTGATGGCATCGTCGCTCGCGGTGACGTCGATCGTGCCGCCGTCGATCTGCACGAGCGCCGACTCGAGGCCCTCGTCGGACCCCGCGACGGTCACGCTGCCGCCCGCGATCGCGAGCGCCACGTCGGCGTGCAGGCCGTCGCCGACGGCGTCCACGGTGATCGTGCCGCCCGAGACGAGGATGTCGCTGGCCGCGTGCAGGCCGTCGTCGCCGGCGGTCGCCTCGATCGTGCCGCCCTCGATCGCGATCCAGCCGCGGCCCTCGCCGTCCTCCTGGTCGCTCTGCAGCGCGTCGCCGCCCGCGTCGAGGCGGAGCGCGCCCTCCTCGACGAGCAGCGAGTCGCCGCCCCGCAGCGCCTCGTCGCCGGCGACGACCTCGAGCTCGCCGCCGATGATCGCGAGGTCGTCGCTCGTCGAGATGCCATCGTCCGAGGCCTCGATCGCGAGCGCACCGGCACCCGAGACCGTCAGGTCGGCCGCGGCGTCGATCGCGGCGTGCGCCCCGGCGTCCGCGGCGTAGGCCGTCGTGTCGACGATCGTGCTCGAGGTGCCGTCGACGAGGTGGATGGCGACGTCGTCGGCCGTCTGCACCTCGATCGCGGGGCCGTCGTCGGAGGCGATCGAGGCGCCGTCGAGCAGCAGCACGACCTGGGCGTCCTCCGCCGCGGCCACCACGACCCTGCCGTCGAGGCCACCCGAGAGGCGGTACACGCCCGCCTCGGTGATCGTGACGACCCCGTCGGCGCTCGTCACGCCGCTCGCGGCGGTCGCGCCGGTGCCGGAGAGCGTCACGTCGATGGCGTCGGCGGCGCTCCACTCGTCCTCGCGGACGACGGTGCCGTCCTCGTTGACGGCGACGAGCTCGTCGAGCGTGGCGCTCGTGACGGCGCTCGTCGTGGTCGTGGTGCCGGAGGCGCTGCTCGTGCCGGCGCCCGCCGCGGCGATCCCTGCGGTGACGGCGGTGCAGCCGGCGAGCAGCGCGCCGGTCGCGACGATCGCGACGGCGGGCAGCAGGCGGCGCAGCGGCGCGCGGCGGCGATGAGGACGGGCGGCGAGGGCGGGCTCGTCGCGGATGGGCTCGAGCGGGCGGCGGTCGGTGGTCATGGTGGTCTCCTTCTCAGGGGTTCGGTGTCGGTGGGCCGCTCAGGCGGCGGTGCGCTCGGCGTCGGCGAAGCAGCGGCGCAGCACGCCGTGCCAGCGGTTGGCGGGGAGGTCGGGCCGGAGGGCCGCGAGGCCGGTGGCGAACTTGCTGACGCGATCGGGGCGGTGCCCCGCGCGCCACAGCAGCCGGTCGACGCTGCCCGGGCCGCCGGTCGCCTTCGTCTCGACGATGACGAGGCCGGGCGTCCGGAGGGTCGTGCCGTCGTCGAGGCGCCACGCGAGGTCGGTGTCGACGGTCGCGCGGGTGGCGCCGTCGGGCAGCAGCAGCGTCGTGCGGCGGTAGGCGGTCTCGATGACGGGCCGCAGCGGCGGCGCGGGGATGCCGACGACGGCGAGCCCCTCCTCCGCGTACGCGCGGCCGTCCTCGGTGAGCACGGCCCGGTCCTCCGGCGCGTACGCGATGCGCTCCTTCACGGTCGTGCCGCGGCCGCCGCGGGTCTTCAGCTCGAGGAAGGCGAGGTTCGCGTCGACGTAGGTGCGCGTGCGCAGCTTGAAGCGCCGGCGGCGGCCGTGCGCGGCGAGCCGGTAGGCGAGCAGGTCGCCGGAGTCGAAGTAGGTGGAGGCGTAGGCCAGCGCGCGCTCGCCCGCGATCTCGAGCGCCCGCGTGCCCTCGGGGAGCGCCGCGAGCATCCGCGCCGCGTCATCGGCGGCGAGCGCGTACTTGCGGTCGACGCGGGTGAGGAGCGCCGCCGCGGCCGTGAGCTCCTCGAGCGCCACCGGCTCGAGCGCGGCGACGGCGCGCTCGATCGTCCGCGACGCGGATGCGGCGGTCATGCCGCCACCGCCTGCCGCGCCGGTGCGACGTCCCAGCGCACGTCGACCAGGGTGCTGTCGTCGACGAGGTCGACCTCCACGACGCTCGCCTGGCGCACGCGGCCGCCGAGCAGCTGCTCGAGGTGCGCGACGAGCTCGGCGCGATCGACGATCGCGCGGTCGATGCGCACCTGCTGGTGCTGCCCGGCGGCCAGCAGGCGCGGGTGGTCGACGATCGCGAGGGCGCCGACGACGAGCGCGATGAGGGCGCCGGAGAGCACGAGGTCGGCGGCGCCGAGGCCCGCGACGAGGCCGATGGCCAGCGAGGCGAAGTAGTAGGCCACCTCGCGCTGCGAGATCTCGGTGGAGCGCAGGCGGATGATCGAGAGCACGCCGAAGAGGCCGAGGCCCACGCCGATCGAGGCGGTCGCGTCGGCGAGCACGAGGCTCACGGCGAGCACGCCCACGTTGACGCCCACGAAGGCGACGAGCAGGTCGCGGCGGCGGTGGCGGCGGTAGTAGAGGCCGTAGGCGAGGACGAGGATCGCGAGGGCGTCGACGGCGAGCAGGAGGGCGGTGTTCACGGGAGCTCCAGGTGGGGGTTCGGGTTGGATCGGTTCGGGATGGATCGGTTCGGGATGGATCGGCTCGACGGGACGGCGCGGGTGGCGGGCGGCACGGGTGCGGCCTCCGCCGCCCCGCCCGCCGCCGGGGCGAAGACGCCGAAGCGCTGCGCCGCGTAGGCGAGGCCTGCGAGGCACGCGTCGATCGCGAGCTTCGCGGGCAGGAGGGCGGCGCCGGCGGCCACGGCCGCCTGCAGCGCGCCCGCGCCGACGACGGCGCTCGCGACGGCGAGCAGCGCGTAGCGGCGGGCCTGGTCGAGGGTGCGCCCGGAGGCTGCGGCGAAGACCCAGCGACGGCCGACCGCGAAGTGCACGCCGGCGGTGACGGCGCGGGCCGCGAGCGCCGCGAGGCCGGCGAGCCCGAGCACGGCGGTGAGGGCGACGACGAGCAGCGCGTCGAGCGCGAAGCACGCGAGGCCGAGCGCAGAGAAGCGCAGGACGGGGCCGAGGAGCGGCGCGAGGACGCGCGCGGAGTCGGCGATCGGGCGGAAGTGCGAGGAGGCGTTGCCGTCGAGGTAGACCGTGGCGATCGGCACCCCGTGGAGCACGACGCGGCGGCGGGCGGCCTCGAGCAGCACGCGCTGCTCGTGCTCGAAGCGATCGCCCGGCACCCGCCCGATCCAGCGCAGCGCCCCCGCCGGGAGGCCCCGCAGGCCCGTCTGCGCGTCCCCGACGCGGACGCCCGAGGCGAGGGCGAAGAGGCCCCGGCTCACGGCGTTGCCGAGCCGGCTGCGCAGCGGCACGTCACCGACGAGCGCGCGCTCGCCGAGCACGATCGCGTCGGGGTGCGCACCCAGCGCGGCCTCGACGGCGGCGACGTCCTCGGGCGTGTGCTGGCCGTCGCAGTCGGCGGTGACGACGGCGCTGCCCGGGTGGGCGGCGCGCACGTGGCCGATGCCGGTGCGGAGGGCAGCGCCCTTGCCGCGGTTCGCGGGGTGCGTGAGCACGGTCGCCCCGAGGGCCCGCACCGCGGCGAGCGCGGCGGCCGCGCCCGGGCCGCTGCCGTCGTCGACGACGACGACCGGCCGAGGCGCGAGCGCCCGCACGAGGCGCTCGAGGCGCTCGTCCGGGTCGAGCGCGCAGATCAGGACGACGGCCACGGTCAGCCCACCACGTAGAGGATGTCGCTCGTGGCGCGCTCGCCGCCGTTCGACGGCTCGTTCACGACCTCCCCGTCGACGACGATCGTCGAGGAGCCGCCGCCGTCGAGGTTGTAGGCGACGTCCGCGCCGAGGCCCTGCAGGGAGGACGCGAGCTCGGTGAGCGTCATGCCCGCGCTCTCGTCGCTGCGGCCGTCGACGACCACGAGCGCGATCCGCCCGTCCTCGAGCACCGCGACGGCGGTGCGCGGCTGGTCGCCCTGGATGGAGTGGTTGCCGACGTTCGTGTCGACCTCGACGCTCTCGATGCCGCCGACGACCGCGCCGTCCTCGACGAGCGCGGGGCCGAACGAGAGCGTCTGCCAGGCCCCGTCGGCGAGCAGCTCCTCGCCGCTCGTGGCGGTCTCGTCGACGATCGCGGCGGTGCCGTCGCGGTAGAGCACGAGCGCCTCGCGGACGCCCTCGTCGCGGTAGAGCACGCCGTTGCGGATGACGATGCCGGTGTCGCGGAAGCCGTAGTAGTCGCCGTTGATGGCGATGCTCGCGCCCACCTGCTCGGCGATGACGCTCGGCAGCTCGGTGATGTTCTCGCCGAAGGCGTCGTCGGCGAAGGCGCTGCGCAGCTGCGTGATGTCGTCCAGCTCGAGGATCGCCGTCGTCACCGCCGCGGCGTCGTCGCCCTCCCCCACCGTCTCCGTCGTGACGGTCGCGGAGGCCGTGCCCGCCTCGGCGGCGACGGCCGCGGTGCCCGCGGCACGCTCGAGCGAGGAGGCGCTGACGACCTCGACGTGCTCGACGACGAAGCGGTCGAGCGCCCAGGCGACGCCGCCGATCGCGGTCGTGCAGGCGACGAGGCCGGCGGCGATCGCGACGCGGGCGCGGGTGCCGAGGCGGCGGCGCGGGCTGGCGGCGGGCTGGTCGGCGCCGACGGGCGCGCCGGGAGCGGGAGCGGGGGCGGGAGTGGAAGAGGCGGCGTCGTGCATGGATCCCACGATCCGCGGGGGCCCCTGCCCGGAGCAGAACCGCACCTTGGCCGCGCATGAGCGGAGCCGAGCGATCCCCGATGACGGGCCTGTGCGCCGCCTATGCGCGCTCGGCGAGCGGGAGCCGCACCGCGAAGGCCGTGCGGCCGGGGGCGCTCTCGACCTCGATGCGGCCGCCGTGGGCCGCGACGATCGCCGCCGAGATCGACAGGCCGAGGCCCGTGCTGCCCCAGGCGCGCTGCCGCGCCTCGTCGCCGCGCGCGAAGCGCTGGAACAGCCGCTCCTGCAGCGCGGGATCGATGCCGGGGCCGTCGTCGACGACCCGCACCACCGCCTCCGCGCCCTCGCGATCGAGCGAGGCCGTCACCGTCGTGCCGGCCGGCGCGTGCACGCGGGCGTTCCCCAGCAGGTTCGCGAGCACCTGGCGCAGCCGGTCAGGATCGCCGGGCACCTCGACCGGCTCGTCGACGTCGAGCAGCCACACGTGGCCGGGCGCCGCGGCGTGCGCGTCGCCCACGGCGTCGATGAGCAGCAGCGCGAGGTCGACCCGCTCCTGCCGCAGCGGCTGCCCCGCGTCGAGCCGGGCGAGCAGCAGCAGGTCGTCGACGAGCGCGCTCATGCGCACGGCCTCCGCGCCGATCCGCTCCAGCGAGCGCTGCTGCGTGGAGGTCATGGGTGCTCCCTCGGCCGCCGAGAGCTGCGCGTAGCCGCGGATCGAGGCGAGCGGCGTGCGCAGCTCGTGGCTCGCGTCGGCGATGAAGCGGCGCAGCTGCTCCTCGCTGCGCTGTCGCGCGGCGAGCGAGGCCTCCACGTGGTGCAGGAGCGTGTTGAGCGCGAGCCCCACCCGGCCGGCCTCCGTGCGCGGATCGGCGTCGCGATCCTGCACGCGCTCCGGCAGCTCGACCGCGCCCGCCGCGAGCGGCCTCGCCGCGACGCCCTGCGCGGTGGCCGCGACGCGCTCGAGCGGCCGGAGGGCGCGGGCGACGACGATCGCGATGCCCACGACGACGAGCAGCAGCGCGGCCCCCATGACGGCTGCGAGGATGCCCGCCGAGGCCGCGGTCGTCGCGTCGACGTCGCCGAGCGAGCTGCCCGCGATCACCGTCGTGCCGTCGCGGGACTCGGCGGCGACGCGCATGCGCCCCACCTCGCCGCCGAGGTCGACGGTCGCCGGGGTGCGCTCGCCCAGCCCGGCGTCGAGGAGCGCCTGCACCTGCGATGCGGCGAGCGGGATCTCCCCGCCGTCGAGCCCCGTGTAGTCGGCGCCGGAGACGGTGCCGTCGGCGGCCACGACGAGCTGCAGGGTGCCCACGCGCGGCGCGGGCCCGTCGCCCGGCTGGCCTCCGGGGCCTCCGGGGCCGCCGCGCCCCGAGCCCGCGATGTCGAGCCCGGCGAGCACCTGCTCGTCGAGCCGGTCGAGCACCGACTGGCGCAGCGTCGCCACCGCCGTCGCGCCCGCGACGAGCAGTGCGATCGCCACCACGGCGCTCGCGCCGACCACGAGGGTGCGGCGCAGCGTCCAGGCGCGGCTGCGCATCAGGCCGGCTTGATCGTGTAGCCGACGCCGCGCACGGTGTGCAGCATGGGCTCGCCGAGCGCGTCGACCTTCTTGCGCAGGTACGAGACGTAGATCTCGACGATGCTGGCCCTGCCGCCGAAGTCGTAGCTCCAGACGGCGTCGAGGATCTGCGCCTTCGAGAGCACCCGCCTGGGGTTCCGCATGAGGTAGCGCAGCAGCTCGAACTCCTTCGCCGTGAGCGCGATGGGCGTGCCGCCGCGCGAGACCTCGTAGGTCTCCTCGTCGAGGACGAGGTCGCCCACGACGAGGCGCGGATCGTCGTCGCCGGTCGCGACGTGGCGGCGCACCATCCGCCGCAGCCGCGCCACGACCTCCTCGAGGTTGAAGGGCTTCGTGACGTAGTCGTCGCCGCCCTCCTCGATGCCGGCGATGCGGTCGGTCACGGCGTCCTTCGCCGTGAGGAGCAGCACGGGCACCTCGTTGCCCGCGGCGCGGAGCCTGCGCAGCACCTCCATGCCGTCGATGCCGGGGAGCATGATGTCGAGCACCACGACGTCGGGCTGCAGCTCGCGGATCGCGTTCAGCGCGTCCTGCCCGTTCGCCGCGGTGCGGGCGAGCCAGCCCTCGTTGGCGAGCGCCATGCGCAGCAGCTCGGCGAGGTTGGCCTCGTCGTCGACGACGACCGCGCGGATGGGCTGGCCGTCGGCGCGCACGAGCGGGCGGCGCGGGGCGGCGGGGCGAGGATCCATGGCCATAGTCAATCCGATGCTGGGCGGCAGGGGTGCCACCAGCGTGCGCGGCTCGCACGAGCGGCGGCCCGGCGGAGCCTTGGAGGACGCCAAGCGCCGCGGCGCGGGTGCGCCGGCTCGACGCATCTGCGCAGGCGCACCCGGCTCAGGCGCCGGTTCAGGCGCCGCGCGTCTTCCGGGGCTTCCGCGGCTTGTGGGGCTGCGTCGCGGCGATGGTCTGCACGACCTCGTGCAGCCACTCGGTGTCGGCCATCGCGTCGTCGTCGGCGATGCCGTAGGGCTTCGAGCCCGGGTACGCCTCGCCGCGCGGGAGGTGCGCGGTGAGCTCGGCCGCCTCGGGCACGAGCTTCAGGAAGAGGGTGTCGTCGCACACGAACGCGAAGACGCGGTCGTCGCAGTACAGCGCGTGCTCCCCGAACATCGGCTGCAGGCGGATGGGCAGCGGGTCGAGCGCGCGCTCGATCCGCTCGAGCGTCTCGGGCAGGTTCGGCATGCCCCGATGATGGCGCACGCCGGTGACGGAGGCCGCACTGCCATCCAGCGGTGACCGGCCGCCGCAGGTCGAGGAGGCCGCGCCGGAGGCGCTGCCGTCACGAGACCCGCCGAGCGGGTCGGGTCTCGTGACGCGTGCGGGCGCGCCGCGCGCTCGTCGACCAGCGGGAGCGACGCGTCAGGCGGCGACGGCGCGCGGGTCGCGCACCGTGAGGCGGAGCCCCGACCCGGTGCGCTCGAGCGGCAGCCCGGCGCCGGCCGCCCAGGCCGCGAGCTCGTCCGCCGAGCCCGCGCGGGCGCCCGCCTCGGCGAGCGCGCGCACGAGCGCGCCCTTGCCGGCCTTGTTCCAGTGGTTGAGCGCCGTGCCCTCGGGCGAGACGACCTCCACGGCCACCGCGCCCGCGACGGGCGCGAGCTGCGCGTAGGCCTTCGAGCGGAGGTCCAGGGCGAAGCCGTCGAGCTCGGCGCCCGCGTCGGCCCAGAGCGCCTTCATCCGCGCCCCCGGCAGCCGCGTGTGCTCGGAGACCTTGTAGGCGGGGATCGCGTCGCCCGCGCGCACGAAGCCGAGCAGCGCCGACTGGATGACCACGTGGCGCTCCACCCACGCTCGCGCGTCGCGCTCGAGCGAGCCGGCGTCGAGCGCGTCGTAGAGCACACCCGTGTACCGGTCGATCGCGGGCATGGTCGCCGAGGTGCGCACCGCTGCGTTGTCGGCGGCCGCGCGCGCCTTCGCGGGCGTCGAGGTGTCCTGCCCTGCGGCGACGAGGCGGTCGAGCGCAGCCAGTGCCCGGGAACGGGCGACGGCCAGCCCGGGGAACCCCAGGCCGGCCGTCGTGAGGCTGGCGCCCGTCCCGCCTGCCGCCTTCGTCTCGCTGGGCGGCAGGAGGACGATCACGCGAGCGCTGCGTCGCGGGCGACGATCTCCACCCGGTCGTGGTCGACCGAGAGGAAGCCCTCGTCGGCCTGCACGCGGTGGACCGTGCCGGACGTGTCGGTGACGCGCACCTGACCCTCGGCGAGCAGCGCGAGGACGGGCTCGTGACCGGTCAGGATGCCGATCTCACCCTCCACCGTCTTGGCGATGATCTGCGACGCCTCGCCCGACCACACCTCCTGGGTGGCCGACACGATGCTCACCGAGAGCGGCATCAGCCGTTCTCCTTCTGGATCTGCGCCCACTTGGCCTCGACGTCCGAGATGCCGCCGACGTTGAAGAACGCCTGCTCGGCCACGTGGTCGAACTCGCCCTTGACGATCGCGTCGAACGACTCGATGGTCTCCTTGATCGGGACCGTGGAGCCCTCGACGCCGGTGAACTTCTTCGCCATGTAGGTGTTCTGCGAGAGGAACTGCTGGATCCGGCGCGCGCGCGACACCGTGATCTTGTCCTCCTCGGAGAGCTCGTCGACACCGAGGATCGCGATGATCTCCTGCAGCTCCTTGTTCTTCTGCAGGATCTGCTTCACGGCGGTCGCCACGCGGTAGTGGTCGGCGCCGATGTAGCGCGGGTCGAGGATGCGGCTCGTCGACGTGAGCGGGTCGACGGCCGGGTAGAGGCCCTTCGACGCGATCTCGCGGCTCAGCTCCGTCGTCGCGTCGAGGTGCGCGAACGTCGTGGCCGGGGCCGGGTCGGTGTAGTCGTCGGCGGGCACGTAGATCGCCTGCAGCGAGGTGATCGAGTGGCCGCGCGTCGAGGTGATGCGCTCCTGGAGGATGCCCATCTCGTCGGCGAGGTTCGGCTGGTAGCCCACCGCGGAGGGCATGCGGCCGAGCAGCGTCGACACCTCGGAGCCCGCCTGCGTGAAGCGGAAGATGTTGTCGATGAAGAGCAGCACGTCCTGCTTCTGCACGTCGCGGAAGTACTCCGCCATCGTCAGCGCCGAGAGCGCGACGCGGAGGCGCGTGCCCGGCGGCTCGTCCATCTGGCCGAAGACGAGCGCGGTCTTGTCGAAGACGCCCGCCTCCTCCATCTCGTGGATGAGGTCGTTGCCCTCACGCGTGCGCTCGCCGACGCCGGCGAACACCGAGACGCCGCCGTGGTCCTGCGCGACGCGCTGGATCATCTCCTGGATGAGGACGGTCTTGCCGACGCCGGCGCCGCCGAACAGGCCGATCTTGCCGCCCTGCACGTACGGGGTGAGGAGGTCGATGACCTTGATGCCGGTCTCGAACATCGCGGTCTTCGACTCGAGCTGGTCGAAGGCCGGCGCCTTGCGGTGGATCGACCAGCGCTCGGAGACCTCGAGCTGCTCGCCCTCCGGGAGGTTGAGCGGCTCGCCGATGACGTTGAAGACCTTGCCCTTGGTGACGTCGCCGACGGGCACCGTGATGGGCTCGCCGGAGTCGCGCACCTCCTGGCCGCGGACGAGGCCGTCCGTGGGCTTCAGGGCGATCGCGCGCACGAGGTCGTCGCCGAGGTGCTGGGCGACCTCGAGCGTCAGCGTGAACGACTCGGCGCCCTCGCCGAGCGACACCTCGGTCTTGAGCGCGTTGTAGATGCCCGGGATGGCATCGTGCGGGAACTCGATGTCGACGACCGGGCCGGTGACTCGGGCGATGCGACCGACGCCGCCTGCGGCCGCCTGCGGGGCCGACTGGGTGTCCGTGATGGTCATTGTCCTTGCCTTTCGTGGCTACTTCGCCGAGGAGAGGGCGTCCGCGCCGCCCACGATCTCGGAGATCTGCTGCGTGATCTCGGCCTGACGCGCGTTGTTGCGGAGACGCGTGTAGTCCGTGATGAGCTTGTCCGCGTTGTCGGAGGCCGACTTCATGGCCTTCTGCGTGGCCGCCTGCTTCGCGGCGGCCGACTGCAGGAGCGCGTTGAAGATGCGGCTCTCGACGTACACGGGGAGGAGGGCGTCGAGCACCGACGCGGGCTCCGGCTCGAACTCGTAGAGCGGCAGCGCCGCCTCGTCGGAGGCCTGGTCGGCCTCGACGATCTCGAGCGGGAGGAGGCGCACGACGCTCGGCTCCTGCGTCATCATGCTCACGAAGCGGTTGTAGACGACGTGGATCTCGTCGACCTCCCCCTTCGTGTACGACTCGATGACGAGGTCGGCGATCTCGCGGGCGAGCTCCGAGTCCGGCACGTCCGTCTGACCCTGCCAGTCCTTGATGAACGAGCGACGGCGGAACTGGAAGTACTGCACCGCCTTGCGGCCGACGAGGTAGTGGTCGACCTCCTTGCCGTCCTGCTCGAGCTGCGCCCGCAGCTCACCCGCCTCGCGGATGATCTGCGAGTTGAACGCGCCGGCGAGGCCGCGGTCGCTCGTGAGGACGATGACGGCGGAGCGCTTGATCTCCTCGCGCTCCGTCGTCAGCGGGTGCCCCTCGTTGGAGTACGTGGCCACGGCCGAGACGGCGCGCGTGATCGCCCGGGCGTAGGGGCTCGACGCCTCGACGCGACCCAGAGCCTTCTGGATGCGCGAGGCGGCGATGAGCTCCATCGCCTTCGTGATCTTCTTGGTCGTCTGCGCAGACTTGATCTTCTGCGTGTAGACCCTGAGCTTGGCGCCCATGGATCAGCGCTTGCCCTTCACGATCTGGGCCTGGTTGACGTCCTCGAGCGGCATCGCGCTCGAGGGGTCGTTGTCGACGATCGAGTCGGAGCCCTTGGCCTGGAAGCCCTTCGCGAACTCGTCGACCTCGCGCTCGAGCGTGGCGAGCGTGTCGTCGTCCAGGACGTTCGTGGCGCGGAGCGTCGCGAGCACCTCGGAGTTGTTGCGGAGGTGCTCGAGCAGCTCGGCCTCGAAGCGCAGGATGTCCTCGACCGGGACCTCGTCCATCTTGCCGTTCGTGCCGGCCCAGATGGAGACGACCTGCTCCTCGACCGGGTACGGCGAGTACTGCGGCTGCTTGAGGAGCTCGGTGAGGCGGGCGCCTCGCGC
This genomic interval carries:
- a CDS encoding F0F1 ATP synthase subunit gamma gives rise to the protein MGAKLRVYTQKIKSAQTTKKITKAMELIAASRIQKALGRVEASSPYARAITRAVSAVATYSNEGHPLTTEREEIKRSAVIVLTSDRGLAGAFNSQIIREAGELRAQLEQDGKEVDHYLVGRKAVQYFQFRRRSFIKDWQGQTDVPDSELAREIADLVIESYTKGEVDEIHVVYNRFVSMMTQEPSVVRLLPLEIVEADQASDEAALPLYEFEPEPASVLDALLPVYVESRIFNALLQSAAAKQAATQKAMKSASDNADKLITDYTRLRNNARQAEITQQISEIVGGADALSSAK